The Erpetoichthys calabaricus unplaced genomic scaffold, fErpCal1.3, whole genome shotgun sequence DNA window AGCTACAAAATGGCGGTGCccatgaaaaaaatatgacattgaaaaggatgcaaaaataatttaacaacctCAAAATTTCCTCAAAAAGGAAATGACCTAtaaccccaaggagacacaggaAAAATTAAATGCCAAGCATAACAACCACAAAACACTTCTGTTCCCTCTTGCTTTACCCCTGCAACATTGCAATCCTGCACTCTGTTATGGTTCCACTTAGGCAGGAGTATTTCTGATACGCTAGCAGTTTACCCAGTAAGTGAGTGTCCCTAGATTTTCATATGTTTAGCTTTGTGTTTTCctgttgattgtacaataaaaagcAATTGTTGAACTTCTATACCAAATCCATCATTTTCTGAATACTcaagacatttattttatttctagggTTCCAAGTTAATAAATGACCGACTTATCCTGGAATGGGACATTCCTGCCATGAATGGAATAATTCATATTATTGAGGGGCCTTTGAAAGCTCCACCTCCATCAGTAAGAGCTTTTCAGAAAAATACCCACCGTTGTGCCTGTCTGAACTGATGACTTCATTTTTACTtcaattgtaatattttttactttgtattttgtagATCTTGACCGTCTCTTCCCGCAAGACCCAGACATCAAACACCACAGTCATTTTCTCAGTTCTTCTTGTGTTTGTGTTGATTTCGATAGCTGGAGGGATGATCTACTGGTTGTTAAAACGCAGAAATAACGGTTTCCAGTTTCAGTATTTCAAGGTATGAGATCTTTTTCTTGCAGCAAAATTCTCTGAAATAAAAAGAGGCATAGAGGCAGGCTGGCATGTCAAAACCTTAGGTAGCATGAGGTTGAATGTttggaggaggagaggagtgcATGAAAGCAGAAGAAGCCAAAACTGATTTACATGTCAGGATTGTGAGGTTCGCTCTTCATAACAGAGTGGGGAGCTTGACAACCCAGGATTGCTTTAGAAAAGAGCATCTGTTGCTCTCAGCTGAGAAGAATCGATTCAGGATGTTTGGGCATCTAGTTGATGATCTCCCATGGTAAATAGAATGGGCACAGGGAGAAGAGACCGGGATCAAATCTGTGCTAAATTGGAAGGATGTATGCACCATTTAGCTTTAGAATGTTTCAGAAAAGAGATCTTCCTGTTAGGTGGGTACTCTCATCTACAATGCCTGACTTCTGATCTCCAAAACCCTTAACATAGcaagttgaaagaaaaaaaaaataagacaaaataaagggTACATAATATCAGAATTCTTATATATTATTCCCCAATATCTGGAATGATGCTTATACCGTACATTTCTCATCCAGGATAATGATGAAGATGAAGCCGTGTCCTCTGGTACAAGAAAGAACCTGGCAATGGTCTCAATCCCAAATCCCCTCTTTAGTGGCTTCAGTGTATTTGCAGATCCTTTTAATGTGAGTACTAACTAATATCTTTTTTTTCCCATGTGCTTTAAcatcaatccattcatccattttccaaaactgCCTAATCTAGTTCAATGTTCTGTGGGGAGCAGAGCTCACCCATACAGAATCAGGTGCAATGCCCAATTTAACACCTGTTTacggtgccagtccatcaagGAGCAAATTGAGATAAATGTAAACTGTGTGCTTTAGGAGATGTGCTTGCAAACAGGAGTGTTGACAGGAAATGCTAACACCATACAGGGCCGGGATGTGAACCTACGACCTTGGTACTGTGATGCAGCAGTAGGGTAGGGTAGCTGTGCTTCTTGCCCGCACACATTCTTCACACTTTCCTTTCTTCTCATCTACATTTCTTCAGGTATTTCTTTCCCTAGTTTCAGTGCCCAATGTAAGAAGAGATGTCTGTGTGTTGTGTCTCACCGATGACTGATTGATAACTAACAGAGGGAGACATCTGTTCCCAGAGATCTTGTGCTTTGTCTTTGCTCTGTCACATCTACACTAACTTGTTACTACAGAGGCAAGCTGACATTCTGCTCATCTCCAAAACTTtctgtttatttctcttttttcccccCCAGGAAGCGGCAGATGTCGACAACTCAGAAGCACAACACATCCTTGATTAACTGCCATGAGAGCCAATAGGATGACCTTCCTGATTGACAGTTTATTGTCACCTTATGCAAATTCTCTGGAATTTTGACACCTTATTTGAATTGAAGCATACATGGAGAGAGAAACAATTCTCTGGTGTGTTGCAAATATTCTGTTCAGCTGGAGAGCATCAGGCTGAAATAGCAAGCACTACTTTATAGACTTTATGATTCAtactgtgaattttttttctgcagatgtttttattataaagaagTCAGAATTAccctaaaagtaaaaataaaaatcaaatatactgaaataaaattagtCTAACGTGTCTGCTCTAATGTTTTGGACTGGGTTGTTGGATGTCACCATTTATGTTCTTCaacaaagagcaccacagatgcgatgtttgctctgagagtgttgatggagaagtatagtgaaggccagaaggagttgcattgagtctttgtggacctggagaaagcatatgacagggtgcctcgagaggagctgtggtattgtatgaggaagtcgggagtggcagagaagtacgtaagtgtggtacaggatatgtatgagggaagtgtgacagtggtgaggtctgcagtaggagtgacggatacattcaacaTGGAGATGGGataacatcagggatcagctgtgcccttttcttatttgcaatggtgatggacaggttgacagacgagattagacaggagtccccgtggactatgatgtttgctgatgacattgtgatctgtagtgagagtcgagaggtggagatatgctgtaaagaggagaggaatgaagatcagtaggaacaagacagaatacatgtgtgtaaatgagagggaggtcagtggaatggtgaggatgcagggagtagagatggtgaaggtggatgagtttaaatacttgggatcaactttacagagtaatggggattgtggaagagaggtgaaaaagagagtgcaggcagggtggaatgggtggagaagagtgtcaggagtgatttgtgacagacgatatcagcaagagtgaaagggaaggtctacaggacggtagtgagaccagctatgttatatgggttggagacggtggcactgaccagaaagcaggagacagagctggaggtggcagagttttgcactgggtgtgacgaggatggacaggattagaaataagtacattagagggtcagctcaagttggacgcgttgggagacaaagtcagagaggtgagattgcattggtttggacatgtgcagaggagagatgctgagtatattgggagaagggtgctaaggatagatctgccaggtaagaagaaaagagaaagtggaaGTGGTTTCCAAACTCGGAagtggggaccccctgtggctgcaggtttttgttccaactaactTCTCTTTATCATtgaactcctagcctaattaagtgagctgttgtTTCACAGTTGCTTGTTTgaaattgtcattattatgatACAATGAAGGGACATGACTACACAGCAAAATAATAGGAAAGCAATAACAGAAAGTAAATCagttaaagctatagcaaaaatactCTGAATGCAGAGTAAGACAACAAGAAAAgcgaccaggggcctcatgtataactgtccccttcgtctgtcttaccactatggggagcagagcattcagttgctctgcttccgagctctggaactcactaccatctgaacttagaaatattgaatcattttcacttttcaaatctaaacttaaaactcatttgtttaaaacttctttttctgattttaatttttgtattttagttttgtttataatctgtattttatctattgttcggtgtccttgagtgtttagaaaggcgccaagaaataaataaaatatatttttgtaacaggTGTCTTGTCACACTCACaggaaatctaacttagacaccattaaaatttccgactacgccacccagttttattaagagactgggaactcttgaaatttactgatgatatcacacaggtttctttaaattgggcagtgagtaaacacacaatgaaagacacaacagtaatttcagaaaaagtaacagtaacttctattacacaagacaatataaagtacattgaaaagataaacgaacataacaaaatttaaaaatatcaggaacaaatttcctttttttaaaaggaaaacacacagtccacactctaagaGTCCatcaaaaacaagaattggaggatacaacctttagtggtgcagagtccagtttgcgcactgttacCCCAATCATTAATTGTCCAACTGTCCaccgatgcactctgttcaccagacacttgtttcccaacagaagttttgtcaaatcgtggAATCCCTTTCAGCGTCTaatcctccttctttttcttcactctgggctccttgtgttgctgtgacctaggcacgcctcacttctcgtccgccagctttgctcggtcctttcatgcagcttccctctctcgctggacccacacNNNNNNNNNNNNNNNNNNNNNNNNNNNNNNNNNNNNNNNNNNNNNNNNNNNNNNNNNNNNNNNNNNNNNNNNNNNNNNNNNNNNNNNNNNNNNNNNNNNNgtgtgggtccagcgagagagggaagctgcatgaaaggaccgagcaaagctggcggacgagaagtgaggcgtgcctaggtcacagcaacacaaggagcccagagtgaagaaaaagaaggaggattAGACGCTGAAAGGGATTccacgatttgacaaaacttctgttgggaaacaagtgtctggtgaacagagtgcatcggtGGACAGTTGGACAATTAATGATTGGGgtaacagtgcgcaaactggactctgcaccactaaaggttgtatcctccaattcttgtttttgatGGACtcttagagtgtggactgtgtgttttccttttaaaaaaaggaaatttgttcctgatatttttaaattttgttatgttcgtttatcttttcaatgtactttatattgtcttgtgtaatagaagttactgttactttttctgaaattactgttgtgtctttcattgtgtgtttactcactgcccaatttaaagaaacctgtgtgatatcatcagtaaatttcaagagttcccagtctcttaataaaactgggtggcgtagtcggaaattttaatggtgtctaagttagatttcctGTGAGTGTGACAAGACAcctgttacaaaaatatattttatttatttgttggcgcctttctaaacactcaaggacaccgaacaatagataaaatacagattataaacaaaactaaaatacaaaaattaaaatcagaaaaagaagttttaaacaaatgagttttaagtttagatttgaaaagtgaaaatgattcaatatttctaagttcagatggtagtgagttccagagctgggaagcagagcaactgaatgctgtgctccccatagtggtaagacagacgaaggggacagttatacatgaggcccctggtctctttTCTTGTTGTCTTACCTTGCCTTCAGagtatttttgctatagctttaactGATTTACTTTCTGTTATTGCTTTCCTATTATTTTGCTGTGTAGTCATGTCCCTTCATTGTatcataataatgacaatttcAAACAAGCAACTGTGAAACAatagctcacttaattaggctaggagttcaATGATAAAGAGAagttagttggaacaaaaacctgcagccacagggggtccccactTCCGAGTTTGGAAACCACttccactttctcttttcttcttacctggcagatctatccttagcacccttctcccaatatactcagcatctctcctctgcacatgtccaaaccaatgcaatctcgcctctctgactttgtctcccaacgcgtccaacttgagctgaccctctaatgtacttatttctaatcctgtccatcctcgtcacacccagtgcaaaactctgccacctccagctctgtctcctgctttctggtcagtgccaccgtctccaacccatataacatagctggtctcactaccgtcctgtagaccttccctttcactcttgctgatatcgtctgtcacaaatcactcctgacactcttctccacccattccaccctgcctgcactctctttttcacctctcttccacaatccccattactctgtaaagttgatcccaagtatttaaactcatccaccttcaccatctctactccctgcatcctcaccattccactgacctccctctcatttacacacatgtattctgtcttgttcctactgatcttcattcctctcctctttacagcatatctccacctctcgactctcactacagatcacaatgtcatcagcaaacatcatagtccacggggactcctgtctaatctcgtctgtcaacctgtccatcaccattgcaaataagaaaagggcacagctgatccctgatgttatCCCATCTCCAtgttgaatgtatccgtcactcctactgcagacctcaccactgtcacacttccctcatacatatcctgtaccacacttacgtacttctctgccactcccgacttcctcatacaataccacagctcctctcgaggcaccctgtcatatgctttctccaggtccacaaagactcaatgcaactccttctggccttcactatacttctccatcaacactctcagagcaaacatcgcatctgtggtgctctttgttGAAGAACATAAATGGTGACATCCAACAACCCAGTCCAAAACATTAGAGCAGACACGTTAGactaattttatttcagtatatttgatttttatttttacttttagggTAATTCTGActtctttataataaaaacatctgcagaaaaaaaattcacagtaTGAATCATAAAGTCTATAAAGTAGTGCTTGCTATTTCAGCCTGATGCTCTCCAGCTGAACAGAATATTTGCAACACCAGAGAATTGTTTCTCTCTCCATGTATGCTTCAATTCAAATAAGGTGTCAAAAATTCCAGAGAATTTGCATAAGGTGACAATAAACTGTCAATCAGGAAGGTCATCCTATTGGCTCTCATGGCAGTTAATCAAGGATGTGTTGTGCTTCTGAGTTTGTCGACATCTGCCGCTTCCTGGgggggaaaaaagagaaataacagaAAAGTATTGGAGATGAGCAGAATGTCAAGCTTGCCTCTGTATTAACAAGTTAGTGTAGATGTGACAGAGCAAAGACAAAGCACAAGATCTCTGGGAACAGATGTCTCCCTCTGTTAGTTATCAATCAGTCATCGGTGAGACACAACACACAGACATCTCTTCTTACATTGGGCACTGAAACTAGGGAAAGAAATACCTGAAGAAATGTAGATGAGAAGAAAGGAAAGTGTGAAGAATGTGTGCGGGCAAGAAGCACAGCTACCCTACCCTACTGCTGCATCACAGTACCAAAGTCGTAGGTTCACATCCCGGCCCTGTATGGTACTAGCATTTCCTGTCAACACTCCTGTTTGCAAGCACATCTCCTAAAGCACACAGTTTAGATTTATCTCAATTTGCTCcttgatggactggcaccgtAAACAGGTGTTAAATTGGGCATTGCACCTGATTCTGTATGGGTGAGCTCTGCTCCCCACAGAACATTGAACTAGATTAGGcagttttggaaaatggatgaatggattgatgTTAAAGCACATGGGAAAAAAAAGATATTAGTTAGTACTCACATTAAAAGGATCTGCAAATACACTGAAGCCACTAAAGAGGGGATTTGGGATTGAGACCATTGCCAGGTTCTTTCTTGTACCAGAGGACACGGCTTCATCTTCATCATTATCCTGGATGAGAAATGTACGGTATAAGCATCATTCCAGATATTGGGGAATAATATATAAGAATTCTGATATTGTGTAccctttattttgtcttattttttttttctttcaacttgCTATGTTAAGGGTTTTTGGAGATCAGAAGTCAGGCATTGTAGATGAGAGTACCCACCTAACAGGAAGATCTCTTTACTGAAACATTCTAAAGCTAAATGGTGCATACATCCTTCCAATTTAGCACAGATTTGATCCCGGTCTCTTCTCCCTGTGCCCATTCTATTTACCATGGGAGATCATCAACTAGATGCCCAAACATCCTGAATCGATTCTTCTCAGCTGAGAGCAACAGATGCTCTTTTCTAAAGCAATCCTGGGTTATCAAGCTCCCCACTCTGTTATGAAGAGCGAACCTCACAATCCTGACATGTAAATCAGTTTTGGCTTCTTCTACTTTCATgcactcctctcctcctccaaACATTCAACCTCATGCTACCTAAGGTTTTGACATGCCAGCCTGCCTCTATGCCTCTTTTTATTTCAGAGAATTTTGCTGCAAGAAAAAGATCTCATACCTTGAAATACTGAAACTGGAAACCGTTATTTCTGCGTTTTAACAACCAGTAGATCATCCCTCCAGCTATCGAAATCAACACAAACACAAGAAGAACTGAGAAAATGACTGTGGTGTTTGATGTCTGGGTCTTGCGGGAAGAGACGGTCAAGATctacaaaatacaaagtaaaaaatattacaattgaAGTAAAAATGAAGTCATCAGTTCAGACAGGCACAACGGTGGGTATTTTTTCTGAAAAGCTCTTACTGATGGAGGTGGAGCTTTCAAAGGCCCCTCAATAATATGAATTATTCCATTCATGGCAGGAATGTCCCATTCCAGGATAAGTCGGTCATTTATTAACTTGGAAccctagaaataaaataaatgtcttgAGTATTCAGAAAATGATGGATTTGGTATAGAAGTTCAACAATTgctttttattgtacaatcaacagGAAAACACAAAGCTAAACATATGAAAATCTAGGGACACTCACTTACTGGGTAAACTGCTGAGCGTATCAGAAATACTCCTGCCTAAGTGGAACCATAACAGAGTGCAGGATTGCAATGTTGCAGGGGTAAAGCAAGAGGGAACAGAAGTGTTTTGTGGTTGTTATGCTTGGCATTTAATTTTtcctgtgtctccttggggttaTAGGTCATTTCCTTTTTGAGGAAATTTTGaggttgttaaattatttttgcatccttttcaatgtcatatttttttcatggGCACCGCCATTTTGTAGCTTTACTGCTACGATACAGTAACCTGTTCTTAAGGGGTATGGTCTAGGAGTTCATGACTTGTGACTTATTGGTGCGACGGTATAAAGATCAACACAATGCACCTCCTAGTTACCTTGAATTACAGATAAAATTGGAAACTTAACAGGTATATTTCTTTGTTTGAATTTTAGTGTCCTAGTTTCTCTTCACCTCCTGGTTCACTCTAAGCAGGACAGTGCTGATGTTTCATTTAGGATGTCAGCAGTGACTTTCATGTTAAGAGTAGATAGATTGGATGGATTGTCATgtagtcactggaaaggggtgtgtggtgcccccgatatctatgcaaaaggacgaaggtccaagtttttagagtcctggtgtttcctgttttgctatatggttgcaagacatggacgctatccagtgacctgagacaaaggctgggttccttcagtactgtgtctttttggagaatccttgggtgctttgtcaaatgagtggttgctcacagagtcccaattGAGGCAccttacctgcattgtaagggagcatcagttatggcactacggccatgtggcgcgattccctaagggtgatctggcttgcaggattctcattgttgaggacccgaatggctggaccaagccaggaggatacccacataacacctggctgcagcagatagatggtcatttctggaaggtgggactggacacgtgtctgcctggtgggttgccaaccaggatgccaagctgttttgttttgtggtgtgtgCAGGAAcgaactgtaccagtgcatgttcctcaACCTGACCAGAGCGTTGTGCACAGCAATAAAATCAACTGGTGGACATTAAtctacactgaagaaaaaaaaattctttcagcgAGCTGTAGAAGAAGTCAACCCATGTTCACAAACTAGCTACTTATCATGATCACAAGTAAATAAGAAGATGTTTTAACACAATAAGGTTACTCAGACCATTTACGTCCAGGTTCTTactaatattttactaaaaataatcTTGAGTAGAAATTTTCAGGTCTGCACTATACTAATTAaaactattaattaattaattaatataatttataattaattataaactgcacgtctgacattgtggtcagcaacacaggagcgccacaagggactgtactttctctgatcctgttc harbors:
- the LOC114643056 gene encoding stabilin-1-like, yielding MNGIIHIIEGPLKAPPPSILTVSSRKTQTSNTTVIFSVLLVFVLISIAGGMIYWLLKRRNNGFQFQYFKDNDEDEAVSSGTRKNLAMVSIPNPLFSGFSVFADPFNEAADVDKLRSTTHP
- the LOC114643050 gene encoding stabilin-1-like — translated: MNGIIHIIEGPLKAPPPSILTVSSRKTQTSNTTVIFSVLLVFVLISIAGGMIYWLLKRRNNGFQFQYFKDNDEDEAVSSGTRKNLAMVSIPNPLFSGFSVFADPFNEAADVDNSEAQHILD